From one Sus scrofa isolate TJ Tabasco breed Duroc chromosome 9, Sscrofa11.1, whole genome shotgun sequence genomic stretch:
- the DNAJB13 gene encoding dnaJ homolog subfamily B member 13 (The RefSeq protein has 1 substitution compared to this genomic sequence), which translates to MGQDYYAVLQITRNSEDAQIKNAYRKLALKNHPLRSVEPSSAETFRQIAEAYDVLSDPVKRGIYDKFGEEGLKGGIPLEFGSQTPWTTGYVFHGNPEKVFHEFFGGDNPFNEFFDAEGNEVDLNFGGLRGRGVKKQDPPIERDLYLSLEDLFFGCTKKIKISRRVLNEDGFSSTIKDKILTIDVKPGWRQGTRITFEKEGDQGPNIIPADIIFIVKEKLHPRFRRENDDLFFVNAIPLGKALTCCTVEVKTLDDRLLNIPINDIVHPKYFKKVPGEGMPLPEEPARKGDLFIFFDIQFPTRLTPQKKQMLRQALLT; encoded by the exons ATGGGCCAGGATTATTACGCTGTGCTCCAGATCACTCGCAATTCAGAGGATGCCCAGATCAAGAACGC GTACCGGAAACTTGCTCTCAAGAACCACCCATTGAGGTCCATCGAGCCATCCTCGGCAGAGACCTTCAGGCAGATCGCAGAGGCCTACGATGTGCTGAGCGACC CTGTGAAAAGAGGCATTTATGACAAGTTCGGAGAGGAGGGCCTGAAGGGCGGGATTCCCCTGGAGTTTGGATCGCAGACCCCATGGACGACTGGTTACGTCTTCCACGGCAACCCTGAAAAGGTTTTCCACGAGTTCTTCGGCGGAGACAACCCCTTTAATG AGTTTTTTGATGCAGAAGGAAATGAGGTGGATCTTAACTTTGGGGGGCTCCGGGGCCGCGGGGTCAAGAAACAGGACCCCCCCATCGAGCGAGACCTCTACTTGTCTCTGGAGGACTTGTTCTTCGGCTGCACCAAGAAAATTAAGATCTCCCGAAGG GTGCTGAACGAGGACGGGTTCTCCTCTACCATCAAGGACAAGATCCTCACCATTGACGTGAAGCCTGGGTGGAGGCAGGGCACCCGAATCACCTTTGAGAAGGAAGGGGACCAG GGTCCCAACATCATCCCCGCCGACATCATCTTCATCGTCAAGGAGAAACTACACCCTCGCTTCCGCAGGGAGAATGACGACCTGTTTTTCGTGAACGCCATCCCCTTGGGCAAG GCTCTGACCTGCTGCACCGTGGAGGTCAAGACCCTAGATGACCGTCTGCTCAACATCCCCATCAATGACATAGTCCA CCCCAAGTACTTCAAGAAGGTGCCGGGGGAAGGGATGCCGTTGCCAGAGGAGCCCGCCAGGAAGGGGGACCTCTTCATCTTCTTCGACATCCAGTTCCCCACCCGCCTCACACCCCAGAAGAAGCAGATGCTGCGCCAGGCGCTGCTGACGTAA
- the DNAJB13 gene encoding dnaJ homolog subfamily B member 13 isoform X1 yields MGQDYYAVLQITRNSEDAQIKNAYRKLALKNHPLRSIEPSSAETFRQIAEAYDVLSDPVKRGIYDKFGEEGLKGGIPLEFGSQTPWTTGYVFHGNPEKVFHEFFGGDNPFNEFFDAEGNEVDLNFGGLRGRGVKKQDPPIERDLYLSLEDLFFGCTKKIKISRRVLNEDGFSSTIKDKILTIDVKPGWRQGTRITFEKEGDQGPNIIPADIIFIVKEKLHPRFRRENDDLFFVNAIPLGKPQVLQEGAGGRDAVARGARQEGGPLHLLRHPVPHPPHTPEEADAAPGAADVTLVGWGWSGGTRRRLGLTAPLRPQPQGVPLHGPEVRMEWHGTFELTQ; encoded by the exons ATGGGCCAGGATTATTACGCTGTGCTCCAGATCACTCGCAATTCAGAGGATGCCCAGATCAAGAACGC GTACCGGAAACTTGCTCTCAAGAACCACCCATTGAGGTCCATCGAGCCATCCTCGGCAGAGACCTTCAGGCAGATCGCAGAGGCCTACGATGTGCTGAGCGACC CTGTGAAAAGAGGCATTTATGACAAGTTCGGAGAGGAGGGCCTGAAGGGCGGGATTCCCCTGGAGTTTGGATCGCAGACCCCATGGACGACTGGTTACGTCTTCCACGGCAACCCTGAAAAGGTTTTCCACGAGTTCTTCGGCGGAGACAACCCCTTTAATG AGTTTTTTGATGCAGAAGGAAATGAGGTGGATCTTAACTTTGGGGGGCTCCGGGGCCGCGGGGTCAAGAAACAGGACCCCCCCATCGAGCGAGACCTCTACTTGTCTCTGGAGGACTTGTTCTTCGGCTGCACCAAGAAAATTAAGATCTCCCGAAGG GTGCTGAACGAGGACGGGTTCTCCTCTACCATCAAGGACAAGATCCTCACCATTGACGTGAAGCCTGGGTGGAGGCAGGGCACCCGAATCACCTTTGAGAAGGAAGGGGACCAG GGTCCCAACATCATCCCCGCCGACATCATCTTCATCGTCAAGGAGAAACTACACCCTCGCTTCCGCAGGGAGAATGACGACCTGTTTTTCGTGAACGCCATCCCCTTGGGCAAG CCCCAAGTACTTCAAGAAGGTGCCGGGGGAAGGGATGCCGTTGCCAGAGGAGCCCGCCAGGAAGGGGGACCTCTTCATCTTCTTCGACATCCAGTTCCCCACCCGCCTCACACCCCAGAAGAAGCAGATGCTGCGCCAGGCGCTGCTGACGTAACTCtggtgggctggggctggagcgGGGGGACGAGGCGGCGGCTGGGCCTGACCGCGCCCctgcgcccccagccccagggtgtCCCACTGCACGGGCCTGAGGTGAGGATGGAATGGCATGGAACCTTTGAACTGACACAATAA